AGCGCGTGCGCGGCGGGCGTTTCTCGAACTTCGCGTTCGATCAGCTCGCACCGGGCCACGAGATCGAGGTGATGACGCCCGATGGCCGCTTCTTCACGCACCTGAACGCCGAGCACGGCAAGCATTACGTGGCGTTCTCGGGCGGTTCGGGCATCACGCCCGTGCTCGCGATCATCAAGACGACGCTCGAAACCGAGCCGCGCAGCGCCTTCACGCTCGTGTACGGCAACCGCAGCGTCGACGCGATCATGTTCGCCGAAGAGCTGGAAGACCTGAAGAACCGCTTCATGAGCCGCTTCCGCCTCTATCACGTGCTCTCGGACGACCTGCAGGACGTCGAGCTGTTCAACGGCGTGCTCGATCAGGCCAAGTGCGCGGCATTCCTCGAAACGCTGCTGCCGGCCGACGAGATCGACGAAGCGTTCATCTGCGGGCCCGGTCCGATGATGGATGCCGCCGAAACCGCGTTCAGGGACGCGGGCGTGCCGCCGCAGAAAGTGCACGTGGAGCGCTTCGGCTCGCCGCTGCCGCAGGCGGGCGTGCCGAACGTCGAGATCACCGAAAGCACGCCGGCCGCCGACCTCGAAATCGTCATCGACGGCAAGAAGCGCAAGATGCGCCTGCCGTACGAGGGCGTGAGCCTGCTCGACGTCGGCCTGAAGGCGGGTCTGGCACTGCCTTACGCGTGCAAGGGCGGCGTGTGCTGCACCTGCCGCGCCAAGGTGCTTGAAGGCGAAGTGAAGATGGACAAGAACTACACGCTCGAGGAGCAGGAGGTGAAGGACGGCTTCGTGCTCACCTGCCAGTGCCATCCGGTGAGCGAACGTGTGGTCGTGAGTTTCGACGAACGCTAAGGCGTTAGAGCAACAGCACGCTTTCGGCCTACAGGCGATCCGCTTACACTAGGGGCCGCCCGTCGGTGTTGCAGCGCAGCGCTGCGACACCCGCGGGCGGCTCCTTTTGTTATTTGCGTGCTTTCGGGCTTACAGGGCGTTCGTCGTGAACGCAACGAGTTGTCGATGACCACGATTCACCTCATTTACGGCGAGCCGGCCGCGGCGGCGCTGCGTCAGGCTCTCGAAGCGGCAGGCAGGCCGGACCGCGTGATCGCCCTGCGCGACGACCTGACGGTCGGTCCGTTGCGCGACATCGACGTGGCGGGCGACCCCGGCGTGGCGCTACGCGCCGCGTTCTGGGAGCGCCTTGGCGATGTCCCGCCAGCCCTTGCACACGACGACTGCGCGGCGCTGACCGCCCTCGAAGCCGACGATTCCCACGTGGTGATCTGGCACACGCACGACGCCGCCCACCAGCTCGCGCTGCGGCGGGTCTGCTATCGCCTGCGCGATGTCCCGCAGCGCTTGAACGAAGTGCGCCTGACCGTCGACGAAATCTCGGGCCCGAACGCGGCCGCCTGCATCGAGGCGCGCCTGCCCGACGCCGCGCCGATCTCGGTGCTGCGCATCACGCGTCTCGCGCTGGAGTGGCAGGAAGCCAAGTTCGCCAACGGCGAGACCCGCCGCTGGCGCGACAACACCTTTACGAGCGGCACGTGGAGCGACCTCGACGCCATGATCCTCGGCGTGCTCGACGCCCACGAGGACCTTCCGGCGGATGCGTCCTGGCTCGCCAGCGACGCGCTCGGCGCCGAACTCACGCGTGGCGGGGCCGGCTTCACGGTTGGCGAGCCGGTCGTGTTGTGGCGCCTGCGCGAGCTGTGTGCGGCAGAAGAACTGCGCCTGCGCGACGATATGTGCGCCGCCTGCGCCCCGCTTGCCGCGGCTGCTCGCGCCGCGCGTCCGCCGCTTCCGCAAACCGCCGCGCATCTTTCCCTCCCCCGCTGAATTCCCATGGCACGCACCCGAGCGCCCGACCATGAAACCCAACGCGACCAGATCCTCGAACTCGCTGCCGCCAAATTCGCGCAGACGAGCTACCCGAGCACCTCGATGTCGGACCTCGCCGCGGCCAGCGGCACCTCGAAGGCCAGGCTCTATCACTATTACGAGAGCAAGGAAGCGATCCTCTTCGATCTGCTCGATCGCTACACCAAGCGGCTCATGCTGATCATCGCGGAGGTGGAGGGTGCGAGCCAGCGGCGCGGTCACGACGAACGCGAGAGCTTCGCCGAGCTGATTCGCGCGTTTCTCGCGGAATACGAAACCTCGCACAGCCGCCACGTGGCGCTCCTGAACGACGTCAAATACCTAGTGGACGCCCAGCGCGAGATCATCCTGAACCGCCAGCGCGACGTGGTCGCCGCCTTTACGCGTCAACTCGCGCGCGCGTACC
The Paraburkholderia acidiphila genome window above contains:
- a CDS encoding TetR/AcrR family transcriptional regulator, which translates into the protein MARTRAPDHETQRDQILELAAAKFAQTSYPSTSMSDLAAASGTSKARLYHYYESKEAILFDLLDRYTKRLMLIIAEVEGASQRRGHDERESFAELIRAFLAEYETSHSRHVALLNDVKYLVDAQREIILNRQRDVVAAFTRQLARAYPGRVTSENQTALTMMVFGMINWTFTWLKPGGRMGYRDFAEQVIAMVDHGLKGA
- the paaE gene encoding 1,2-phenylacetyl-CoA epoxidase subunit PaaE codes for the protein MATPQFHSLRIREVRPETADAVSVAFEVPPELRDAYRFTQGQFVTLKTHIDGEETRRSYSICVGVTDYDRDGELRIGIKRVRGGRFSNFAFDQLAPGHEIEVMTPDGRFFTHLNAEHGKHYVAFSGGSGITPVLAIIKTTLETEPRSAFTLVYGNRSVDAIMFAEELEDLKNRFMSRFRLYHVLSDDLQDVELFNGVLDQAKCAAFLETLLPADEIDEAFICGPGPMMDAAETAFRDAGVPPQKVHVERFGSPLPQAGVPNVEITESTPAADLEIVIDGKKRKMRLPYEGVSLLDVGLKAGLALPYACKGGVCCTCRAKVLEGEVKMDKNYTLEEQEVKDGFVLTCQCHPVSERVVVSFDER
- a CDS encoding DUF1835 domain-containing protein yields the protein MTTIHLIYGEPAAAALRQALEAAGRPDRVIALRDDLTVGPLRDIDVAGDPGVALRAAFWERLGDVPPALAHDDCAALTALEADDSHVVIWHTHDAAHQLALRRVCYRLRDVPQRLNEVRLTVDEISGPNAAACIEARLPDAAPISVLRITRLALEWQEAKFANGETRRWRDNTFTSGTWSDLDAMILGVLDAHEDLPADASWLASDALGAELTRGGAGFTVGEPVVLWRLRELCAAEELRLRDDMCAACAPLAAAARAARPPLPQTAAHLSLPR